Genomic window (Chondrocystis sp. NIES-4102):
TGTCTCGGCTAATGGGGATAAGGAATCTCCTAATGAGATTTTACAAGAATTTTTTATCCAACGGATTCGGACTTTACTGCAAGACGAAAAAAATGTTGATTATGATTTAGTCAATGCGGTATTGGGGGAAGATGACGGGGAATATACTCAAAGAGCCTTAGATGATTTATTAGATGTCCGCGATCGCGCTTTGTTTTTGCAGAGTATTCGCCAAAATGGTCAATTAAACGCTATTTACGCCACTATTAATCGCTCTGCTCGTTTAGCCTCCCAGGGAGAATTGGATACTGAGATTCTCGACCCTACAGGCTTGATTAATCCTGAATTATTTGAGCAATCTTCTGAGCAAGATTTTTATCAGGCTTTAGTGGATCTACTCCCCCAAACCCAAGCCTCCCAAGCAGAGCGTAACTATCAATTACTAGTAGACGCACTGGCTAATATAGCTCCTGTGGTTAATAGTTTTTTTGATGGGGAAAATAGTGTCTTAGTTATGGCTGAAAATCCCGATGTTAAACGTAATCGCTTAAATTTACTAGGTTTATTAAGAAATCATGCCAGAGTTTTAGCGGATTTTGGGGCGATAGTTAAAGGTTAATTAAAAGTAACATCTATACTTGTTACTCTTTAGTTAGTAATCTAAATTTCAAGAGCGTTTTTACGTAATTCTAGATCATGCTACGTTAACTGGTTAGGACAAATAAATAATAGGAAATGAAGACGGTAGCAAGTAAGTCAAAGGTAATAGCTTGTAACTTACTCATTACTTAGTCATCTAAATGTCCTAACACAATTTCTTATATCTACACAGACACAGTTTCTTTAGCCACTGCTTTTTTAGTTTCTGGTGGCTCTAATTCCAATTGCAAAGATGATTTTTCAGTAATAAGACGCGCACCTCTTCCTAGAGTAATGTAATTCCACGCCCATTGAATCATGACGATCAGCTTATTATCAAACTCAATCAAATAATAAATGTGAGCAAACACCCAAATTACCCAAGCGACAAAACCATCCAAGCGAGCAAAATTGAGATTAGCAACGGCTTTATTCTGTCCAATTACCGCCATGCTACCAAAATCTTGATATTTAAATGCTTCCATACTTTTACCTTGTAGACGTTGAGTAATTAACTGTGCCACATATTCCCCTTGTTTCATAGCTACAGGCGCAACTCCAGGCAAAGGGCGATCGCCTTGATGGGCAAAATTAGCTAAATCGCCGATGACAAAAATATCATCATAATTCTTAATACTTAAATCAGCTTCAACTACCACTCGTCCAGATCGATCCAACTGGGCCCCAGTGCGATCGCCTATGACTTTACCCATAAATGATGCTTTTACCCCTGCTGCCCAGAGAATTGTATTAGCATTAATGGTTTGAGTTTGATCATTGGTACGAAAAGTTACCGAATCACTGGTAATATTAGTAACTAAGGTTTTAGTTTGGACTTCTACGCCCAATTTTTCCAAAGATGCCTGGGCTGCTGCTGAAGATTCTTCTGGATATGGGGGTAAAATACGATCCATCCCCTCAAATAATAAGACTTTTGCTTGAGTTGTATCAATATCTCGAAAATCATCTTTAACCGAATGGTGAGCAATTTCTGCGATCGCTCCTGCCAATTCAACCCCCGTAGGGCCACCACCAACCACCACAAAAGTTAACAAAGCTTGGCGTTTTTCGGGGTCATCTTCTTTTTCTGCTGCTTCAAATGCCAAAAATATACGACGACGCATTTCTAAAGCATCTTCTACAGTTTTTAACCCAGGAGCATCTCCTTGCCATTGCTCATTACCAAAATAATGATGACTTACCCCTGTAGCTACTATTAAAGCATCGTAATCAATAGCTTTTTGTCCTGATAAGAAAACTTTTTTAGCTGAGGGATCAATATCTACTACTTTATCTAACAATACCTGAGTGTTTTTATGTTTGCTTAAAATACCCCGTAAAGGTGAAGCTATATCGGCTGGGGATAAAGTCCCAGTAGCTACTTGATATAGCAAGGGTTGAAACAAATGGAAGTTGCGTTTATCAATTAGTGTTACTTTAACTGGAGCATTTTTTAAAGATTTGGCTGCATAAAGTCCAGCAAAACCCCCACCTACAATCACTACATGAGGTTTAGATGTC
Coding sequences:
- a CDS encoding FAD-dependent pyridine nucleotide-disulfide oxidoreductase, with the translated sequence MNNTQGKQTSKPHVVIVGGGFAGLYAAKSLKNAPVKVTLIDKRNFHLFQPLLYQVATGTLSPADIASPLRGILSKHKNTQVLLDKVVDIDPSAKKVFLSGQKAIDYDALIVATGVSHHYFGNEQWQGDAPGLKTVEDALEMRRRIFLAFEAAEKEDDPEKRQALLTFVVVGGGPTGVELAGAIAEIAHHSVKDDFRDIDTTQAKVLLFEGMDRILPPYPEESSAAAQASLEKLGVEVQTKTLVTNITSDSVTFRTNDQTQTINANTILWAAGVKASFMGKVIGDRTGAQLDRSGRVVVEADLSIKNYDDIFVIGDLANFAHQGDRPLPGVAPVAMKQGEYVAQLITQRLQGKSMEAFKYQDFGSMAVIGQNKAVANLNFARLDGFVAWVIWVFAHIYYLIEFDNKLIVMIQWAWNYITLGRGARLITEKSSLQLELEPPETKKAVAKETVSV